The Bacteroidales bacterium DNA segment GTGGCGCAGGTATGGCTCCAATGCGTTCGCACATCTTTCATCTCTTTCAAACGGAAAAAACAAAGCGTAAAGCCACATTTTGGTATGGTGGTCGCTCGATGAGGGAATTATTCTACATGGAAGACTTTGAAAAGATTCAAAAAGAAAACCCAAACTTCAAATTTCATATTGCCCTTTCCGAACCAAAAGCAGAGGACAACTGGACTGGTTACACCGGTTTTATCCACCAGGTTATTCTTGATAACTATCTTAAAACTCATCCTGAACCTGAGGAAATTGAATACTATATCTGCGGACCACCCATGATGAATTCAGCCATTTTCAAAATGCTTGACGATTATGGTGTGCCAAAAGAGAATATCGCATTCGACGACTTTGGAGGGTAATCTTTAACTTACTCCGTAAAAAACGCCATCAACATGAAACTGAATGAAATATGTTGATGGCGTTTTGCTGTTGTAAGACTCATTATTCAAAGAATTAATCTGAATAGAATTCGCATTCATTTTATAAATCATTGGACAGCATGAGGGAATAACAGATGACTAATCTTGATTTAAGAAATACTTTATAAAATAAAACAGGCTGATGTAAATAATTCACAGCAGCCTGTTCTTAAATTAAGAAGATGTTGTACTTAATTTCTTAGCGTGAGTTTACGTGTTAAGCTGGTTGTACCGTCAGTTAATGTAACAGTATAAAGGCCTGATTCCAAATCCTTGAGATGAATCATTGTTGATTCGGAAATTTTTTGCTCAAGAACCATTGCACCCAGAATATTGGTTAATCTTAATGTATAATCTCCTCTTTGCGTGACTTCTACAAAAAGTTCCCCTTTAGATGGATTGGGATAAATCCGGAAGAATTCAACTGCTGGTACTGACACCCCTGTACATATCGAAACTACAATTGTTTCTTCGGCGAAATCACTACAATCTGTTGCAGGATCTACAAAAGTATAGGTAATGATATGTGATCCGAGACCTGCAATCGCCGGGTAGAAAATGCCATTTTCTACGCCAGTGCCTGAATAAATACCACCTTCGGGCATACCGCCCTCGAGCAGGAATGGATCCCAGTACTCGCATACTTCATCCCATGGCATCAATGTAACCTCGGGTGAAATGTTGACTGTGATGGCATCCGGGCTTTGGGTGCTGCTGTTGTTGCTTCCGCTGGTAACAGTAAGTGATACGTCAAAAAAACCAGGGGTTTCGTAAGTAACCAGAGGATGTTGCAGTGAAGATGTTGATGGAGTTCCCCCTTCAAAAGTCCATGACCATGAGGTTGGATTTCCGGTTGACTCGTCAGTAAACTGCACCTGTCCACCTTGACAAATTTCAGATTGATCCGCACTAAACCCAGCGACCATCGCCGGAGCGCAAAGTGCAAAATAAGGATCAAAACAGGTTACAGTTGGCGGCCAGCATACATCAAAATAAAATGAACGGTCAGGGCAAACTACCACCCAGGTAGGGTATCCATAGAAAGGCTGTCCGGCGATAGCGATGTTGATAGCGGCAGGTCCGCCACCCTGAGTACCGGCACAGGGATGAGTAGTCCCGTGTTGTGCTTTGAAAGCATTAATCTGAGCGTTGTTGTCGTAAGGTGAAAGGCCCCAGAAGTCAATCCCTTGCTGTCCGTGACCATGATTAACGTATACTTCTTCAATTAATGGAGCATACGCTATACAACTGCTTCATGTAGTGAAGAAAAGGTCGAGCATGATGGTCATGCCCTGATCAAGGGTTTCGTAAAGATTACGGGTTACCCCGTCGGAGTCGGTAATGGTAAAATCGCCCATCTGGTTGGAGCCTTTCACCATGTTGGCAGTGATCGGATGATGTGGAGCACACCTTCCGTCGTCAGTCATTTCCTGGGAATGCACTGCTGAAGAAAAGACCACAATAAAAAAAAGTAATAGCAGCTTTTTCATAAAATAATTAGTGTTAGTTAGACATTAAAAACCTCGTAAAAATAAAAATATTTAAATAGATACTTTTGTCAAAGTT contains these protein-coding regions:
- a CDS encoding T9SS type A sorting domain-containing protein; the encoded protein is MVVCPDRSFYFDVCWPPTVTCFDPYFALCAPAMVAGFSADQSEICQGGQVQFTDESTGNPTSWSWTFEGGTPSTSSLQHPLVTYETPGFFDVSLTVTSGSNNSSTQSPDAITVNISPEVTLMPWDEVCEYWDPFLLEGGMPEGGIYSGTGVENGIFYPAIAGLGSHIITYTFVDPATDCSDFAEETIVVSICTGVSVPAVEFFRIYPNPSKGELFVEVTQRGDYTLRLTNILGAMVLEQKISESTMIHLKDLESGLYTVTLTDGTTSLTRKLTLRN